TGTGAGATAAACGGAAAAATTGTTTGAGAACTAGTTTTTGATGAATCTGAAGAATGAAtctgaacagaaaatgtttttacgTTGGATGGGCTGGAGCTGACGTAGTAGAAGATCTTGTCTCGAGGAGAAATTGGGCTGCCGGTCTTGTGTGGAGAGATGTAGATGGAGTGATTGTGGGACAGGAGCACCCGGCGTGGAGAGCCAATGCGGAGTGATGGATATGGACAAAGGGGAGGAGCTTCagcctgcaaacacacacacaactgcaGTTACAAATCTGAATCTGAATCATCACTAAACTGACTGGAGCTGAATAATTtgaatttgtttcatatttGAATAAGCCTCAGTAATTCTGTTACTTTCCTTTAtattactgtgaagctgcttcGAAAATTTGCATTGTATGAAGTGTTATAGAAATAAaggtaacttgacttgagaccaCAGTAATACTGAAAACAGACAATAGTTACCCCGTTTTTCGGCGAGTTGCTGGAGTAACGCAGAGCGAACGGTTTGATCTGTTTGATGTAGACGTGGTTGTAGAAACGGATGAGGTCTCCCCTCTCCTCCTCCTGCTCTTGGGGGCCCCCAGGGGCCCGGGTCGGGGTGGATGGGGCGCTGCTGGGCTGGGGAATGGGCAGAGTGCTGCTGGAGCGCATGGACACGGGACTGCTCTCACCACTGGCTGTAAAGCAGAAAAACAGGAAGTCATTGTAATGAATTCACAACCTGCAAATGATTTTGGCATTCCCATGTCCGTTTAGAACTGGTCGCATGCGAGCATATAAAAcagtcataaaataaatattttcaactAAAACCATGCTGTATAtgataaataaacatgcaaaacttccaagttacattgttataatgctgttatttttacatttatgccagttttagttattaaatttctcattttctcacatttctcattttacaaGAACTACAGAAGTACCACTGTAATGCAAGAAACCAAACATATTAACAATGAAATTTATAAGACTATACAATCTAAGAATTACCAATACTGtcaaaatcaattaaattaaatattcataatgatttatgatttatgaatgctcaaaacagtccaaatgtataaaatcaacattgttcattttctaacaaacaacatttttgttttctaaactaaatataataatttacttgcatatatacagttgaagtcaaaagtttacacacatcttgcagaatattaattattttaccaaaagagagagatcatacaaaatgcatgttatttttttaatttagtactgacttaaatatttcacataaaatacatttacatatagtctacaaaagaaaatgataactgaatttgtgaaaaagactcaaaagtttacatacacttgattcttaacactgtgttgttacctgaatgatccacagctgtgtttttgtttagtaacatttgtttgtgagtcccttgtttgtcctgaacagttaaactgcccgttgttcttcagaaaaaaccttcaaaaaccttttttttcatttagtacttcccttcagaagctacttacATGAAtttagaagacaaaataagtgaaattcaccctgatctttaaattcaaaaagttttcaaaacagACCAGAATGCACCATATGgcacagaaacagaaaagaacaCATGGAAAACATTCATGAAAATGCACCTGTTGACATTGGTGTTAATTTTTCAGTAAGGCTGCATTGTTTTAGCACTGAATTTACTATTCACCGTATTCAAGTTGGCGCATCATGCAATTATGTGGGCATGCAAATTACAGAACTACCAAAATAGCAGACTGTCCGGTGTCAAAGGCTCTTTATGAAGTGTGCTACCTTGTTCTTGTCCTCCCTCTGTCGGTGAGCACTGTCTATGGGTGTTTTCACTGTTTCCTGAGTGGCGTCTCTTTCTCCCAGAGATCAGCACACTCCTGTACACCTGAAATACCATTGTCATCTTTGTTAATATCTTCATCACATCAACATCTTGCTCACTGTTTTTACACGTGGACTGAAGTTACACTTACACTGCTGCTGGCCTGAGGTTGAGATCTGTAGCACTTCATGATGTTCTGAAAGGACTTATCCTCTTTTGTCACCTGAACAATGGACAAAATAGTTAAAGCGGCCATTTTTCTTGCTcttttgaaatacaaaaaaatgcatgtgaCATACAGTAGCATGGAATCTTGATTTAACACATCATTGCTCTGCAATTTTGACAAACATTAAACTATACattcattttctgaagaaaaactgCTACAAATGTCTAGAATATGACCAATTACATATCAGCACACATatgataaataatgtttaaataccTTAGTCATGACGTAGATGGCACACATGAGGAGCTGGTCCAGATGTCGGTCCATCATGAGGTCAGTGCAGTGCACTAGCGAATACTCAAAACACGTCCAGATTTTCCTGCGCAGATCTGCGCTGATGTCCAGTTTAGCACACAAGTCTCTTAGACGTACACTAGCAAGATGATACACCTAATGAAGGAAAGGGGCTTTATTTTGAGTTGAATGACATCTATTGAATTTTCTGAACAGTTTTAGCATGTTAACGGATATgacaattttaatgcatttggcCATGGCAGACTAGATCTGCTATAGACACTGCTGTTGCTGGACTTGCTACACAGATACACAAACACGCTTCTGTGAGCATGTCAGATGTGCTGCTGCATGAATATTCATACATCAATCTCATAGCAGATCTAGACAGGTGgtgctggggaggtggagggtttcagagaaGGTTTCAGAGTTCACACTGAACTTATAAATAGTCCAGTTCCTGCAAAACCCTTCACCTCCCCCAGCACCACCTGTCTAGATCTGGCACAAAGTGTATTTAAATGCTGAGCAAGGAAGCTCATTAGTTACAGATTTAGCAGAAGCCAATAAGCTTATGCCATGTAGTAAATGGTGTGATTGCTAGCCTGCACCATCTAGAGATTCATgactaaataaatgatttaaataaacacagatCTTACTGTACCTTGCGGAAAAACAGGCAGAGGGAGCCGGTCTTCTGTACTCGTTTGGTGGGTGTTCCCTGCTGAGGGCTCTTCTTGTCCTGTTTGGCAGGGCTGGGGTTGTTCTGGACTGTAGGTGTTGCTGTCAGCTGCTGGGCGGTCAGGGTGCCCGTAAGAGCCTGGGCACTGAGCGTTGGCAGAGCCCCCCCACCTTGACCCGTCACGCTCACCTGCACCGGGATGAATGTGATGCCCCCGCTCTCATTTGCTATTCCTAAAAACAGTGTAAAGGCCTTAACAATGTTaagaaacttttaaagacactccattgttattttatgtatttatacaccCGTCCCGTGTAactgtataaatgcaatatcacactcgtagacatgagatatggctgtatatcgtcATGCTGTGATTACCTACGACCAAATCACAAcagtgccgatatacagccatatctcacgtcttcttgtgtgatattgcttactTATTATTTTACGCATCTAGTTCAGTCAGGAAACTTCACACAGGCACAGGCTGACTGGTCTCTGCTCATTCTGCAGCCATTGATTGCTCAACTTTTAAACAGTCTGATTCAAGatttggtttaagctggtctttcttctgaaaccctccacctcccccagCACCACCTGTCTAGATCCGCTTACGGATTTATGTATGACTATTCACGGAGCAACAGCACATCTTACATGTGCACAGCAGTGTTTTAAGTAGAAGAATCTGTGTTTTGATCACTTAGAATGGGGTTTTTCTATGGCATTACCCACTTGATAACAGATTCCTAAAGGTACAGATGATCAGTTGATGATACAAGATTATTTTGCACCTTGAACAGGTATAGTGACTGTCTGGCCGTTGTTTGCTGTGACAGTCGCTGTTGCCATGGTGACCACAGTCTGTCCAGCTGGGATGGGGCTGACCAGAGACGGCTGGGCCACTTTGACTGGTTGAGCAGGCTCGGAGTTTGAATCTCCATCGACAAAGAGGCGGCGACAGGCCGTGCCAGTAGGAGGTGAGTTGTAGCGGTCATGGAGAGATGTAGGGGACGGAGAAACTCCTGCAGGAAAATTTGAACGTTCAGTTTGTTTCAGTAAATGTATAGAAATAATCCTGTATTCAGTCACAGTGCTTGTTTATTCCAAGTAAGGCACCTTTTCCTGCTCCGGTGATGTTACTGCTGAACTCACTCTTGTTGGGAGTATGTGTGTTGCTTCCTGAACTGTCCTCCAGGTGTTGAGGAGGCATTACCTGTAATTAATTTTGCACTTAAGTATGCTCTCttaaattctattatttatctgttgttattatttacttcTTTTTGAGAAAGGATAGCAAAGATCACTGATAATTTCTTATGTGGTCATAGGCAGTTATGTTGTTCTGACCTCCTGGCAGGCAGGAACGCAGTTCTTGGCTTCTCGGATGCTCTCCCACAGCGGGGAGTTTCCTTTCCATGCCAAAGATTCCAATACCTGCTCCTCAACATGGTTCAGATGTTTGACTACCTCACGGAAAAGACCCTCCTCTGCCCGTACCAATACCTCAATCACCTGTGAGTGAGATAGAGAGGCTTTGAATGTTATGAATGAATGCAATGCCATTTTAACAGTTAATTTCTATCTCTATATTCACTGACCTTGTAGAAGTGATAGGCGGGGAGGTCAAAGATTTGCAGGACTCTGGGAAACTCTCCCGGTGGTCGATAGGAGAAGATGACAATCTCCAGGCAACAGACGATCAGTGACCGGTTAAATATATCCTGCTCTAGAATGCCCTGAGACACACAATATAACATTCAGAAGACAGAATTAAGCTCTGTCAGGGTATATACATTCTATTCATTGCTTATTTAAGGCATTATactatgattatttttaaactgaagATGAAACCTACAGACAGGTCCGTGTCTCCAAGTCGCTTCTTTTCCTGGTTGATGATCACTTCTAGTGATTTGTAATAAAGTGCCTCAGccaagcaaaaatatttcactgcaACATCTATGAAAAAGAATTCCCCAATCAACAAATGATCAGTGTTTGAATTGTGGGAAAAGTCATGAGCTacaaattaaagaacaaaatgataaaaatatgccATAAGGAAGTATGAACATGCACACCTCTTGCCAGAGTCTTGTTATTGTCTCCTGTTCCTTCataattctgaagaaaaatctCTGACATCTCCTTCAGTCTGGCTGCTATTGACTCACTGGGGTCTCTTACACATGATCTGTtacacacaaacagaaaaaataccATTGATTCCAGTGCACAGAAAATTTCACAGGTCACTGGAATCACTGCAGTCACTAGAATTCACTAGAATTCCAGTTCACTCTAAACTTATAATCAGAATACGCTGAATTCACTTAATCACTGTTCACAGTTTTATTGTACTCTCTGGAATCACAGTTTAAAGAAATAACTGGAATTATGTCAAACATCTTACTGGAATTATAGTTTTACGGGACTCTCTGGAATCACATTTTTTACTGGACTTTTACTGGATCAGGTTATACAAGTAAATGGAATTATGTAAATTTACTGGACAAACGTCTTACTGGAATCACATTTTTACTGGACTCATTGGAATCATAGTTTGTGTAAATAACTGGAATTACATCAATTTACTGGACTAACATATTGCTGGAATCACATTTTTCCTGGAATCTCTGGAATGACAGTTGTGGACTCTGG
The sequence above is drawn from the Labeo rohita strain BAU-BD-2019 chromosome 25, IGBB_LRoh.1.0, whole genome shotgun sequence genome and encodes:
- the rbl2 gene encoding retinoblastoma-like protein 2, whose protein sequence is MSEEEDTLGKTRHAFEDLCRALNMDEESSNGAWRSYENISKNYTLEGSELHWLACALYVACRSSVPTIGKGTAEGNYVSLTRILRSSQQSLIEFFNKMKKWQDMANLPKEFQQSTEKLERNFTVTSVIFKKYVPLFKDIFKAPTDELPRTHRGRKQRRHPCTVTEVFNFCWILFIHAKGNFPMISDDLVNSYHLLLCALDLVYCNALLCSSRKDLLNPAFKGLPEDFNSKDYKPGPGSLCFIEKLCELHDGLVLEAKGAKEHFWKPFIKKLFERKVLKGKEDTLTGFLEPVNFGDSLASLNRVYEEHVLSSGSLDERIFLGEAAREDIGTPGPCLCEGIENQERLTNPLQNSMAASALKVSTPLTGRRYVSESSAGTPISTAMQSVGRLHTLLTGFKYRPSMRLRDIFRSCVRDPSESIAARLKEMSEIFLQNYEGTGDNNKTLARDVAVKYFCLAEALYYKSLEVIINQEKKRLGDTDLSGILEQDIFNRSLIVCCLEIVIFSYRPPGEFPRVLQIFDLPAYHFYKVIEVLVRAEEGLFREVVKHLNHVEEQVLESLAWKGNSPLWESIREAKNCVPACQEVMPPQHLEDSSGSNTHTPNKSEFSSNITGAGKGVSPSPTSLHDRYNSPPTGTACRRLFVDGDSNSEPAQPVKVAQPSLVSPIPAGQTVVTMATATVTANNGQTVTIPVQGIANESGGITFIPVQVSVTGQGGGALPTLSAQALTGTLTAQQLTATPTVQNNPSPAKQDKKSPQQGTPTKRVQKTGSLCLFFRKVYHLASVRLRDLCAKLDISADLRRKIWTCFEYSLVHCTDLMMDRHLDQLLMCAIYVMTKVTKEDKSFQNIMKCYRSQPQASSSVYRSVLISGRKRRHSGNSENTHRQCSPTEGGQEQASGESSPVSMRSSSTLPIPQPSSAPSTPTRAPGGPQEQEEERGDLIRFYNHVYIKQIKPFALRYSSNSPKNGAEAPPLCPYPSLRIGSPRRVLLSHNHSIYISPHKTGSPISPRDKIFYYVSSSPSNRLREINSMIRTGETPTKKRSIALEEEQQSPAKRLCQENQTALLRRLQDVANDRSSSH